A region from the Actinoplanes sp. OR16 genome encodes:
- a CDS encoding CAP domain-containing protein, producing the protein MFDLVVRRVVMVAATPALLVLAAPALGHGPDLPSRPGHGSPPAAQPRVVPSAPAAKPAATTLARLRARTMMLQVVRLTNERRKAAGCPALAVDQDLSTASMRQSWYMARTRLFSHVWRDGATFVSRSRAAGYRQPAGENIGWGYPTAAAVVQAWMESPGHRANILNCGAKSIGTGVAYAADGTPYYTQVFGWK; encoded by the coding sequence GTGTTCGACCTGGTGGTACGACGTGTCGTAATGGTCGCGGCGACACCTGCGCTGCTGGTCCTCGCCGCACCGGCGCTGGGGCACGGCCCGGATCTGCCGTCCCGGCCCGGACACGGATCGCCACCCGCCGCTCAGCCCCGCGTCGTGCCTTCGGCGCCCGCCGCGAAGCCCGCCGCCACCACCCTGGCCAGGCTCCGGGCCCGCACGATGATGCTCCAGGTCGTCCGCCTCACCAACGAGCGGCGCAAGGCGGCCGGCTGCCCGGCGCTCGCTGTCGACCAGGACCTGAGCACCGCGTCCATGCGGCAGAGCTGGTACATGGCCCGAACCCGGCTCTTCAGTCACGTCTGGCGGGACGGCGCCACCTTCGTGAGCCGCAGCCGGGCCGCCGGGTACCGCCAGCCGGCCGGGGAGAACATCGGCTGGGGCTATCCGACCGCCGCCGCCGTGGTGCAGGCCTGGATGGAGAGCCCCGGGCACCGCGCCAACATCCTCAACTGCGGCGCCAAGTCGATCGGGACCGGAGTCGCCTACGCGGCCGACGGCACGCCGTACTACACCCAGGTCTTCGGCTGGAAGTGA
- a CDS encoding UDP-N-acetylmuramate dehydrogenase produces MPDAFADHLIDTPPAGNALAAYTTLRLGGPAGTLTTAVHADEAVAVVRAAADAGRPVLVLAGGSNVVIGDAGFAGEVLLLRTRGITVVGDDPGSVVVRVAAGESWDDFVAYAVMNGLSGVECLSGIPGSAGATPIQNVGAYGQEVAHTIETVHAYDRVAGEVRAMSPAECGFGYRASVFKHSDRYLVLDVDFRLEKSGESAPIRYAELARSLGAEAGDRVPLGLARDTVLKLRAGKGMVLDPEDRDTWSVGSFFTNPVVSEEVFATLGEMPHWPAGDGMVKLPAAWLIERAGFPKGFAGEHVAISGKHTLALTNRGGGTTAALLDLARTIRDGVQGRFGVLLHPEPVLVNCEI; encoded by the coding sequence GTGCCCGACGCATTCGCCGACCATCTGATTGACACACCCCCTGCCGGAAACGCCTTGGCGGCGTACACGACGCTACGCCTCGGAGGCCCGGCCGGCACCCTGACCACGGCGGTCCACGCGGACGAGGCGGTCGCCGTCGTCCGGGCAGCCGCCGACGCGGGTCGCCCGGTGCTGGTCCTGGCCGGTGGCAGCAACGTCGTGATCGGCGACGCCGGTTTCGCCGGCGAGGTGCTGCTGCTGCGCACGCGCGGCATCACGGTGGTCGGGGACGACCCCGGCAGCGTCGTGGTCCGGGTCGCGGCGGGTGAGAGCTGGGACGATTTCGTCGCGTACGCGGTGATGAACGGCCTGTCGGGAGTCGAGTGCCTGTCCGGCATCCCGGGTTCGGCGGGCGCCACCCCGATCCAGAACGTCGGCGCGTACGGCCAGGAGGTCGCGCACACGATCGAGACGGTCCACGCGTACGACAGGGTCGCCGGCGAGGTCCGGGCCATGTCCCCGGCCGAATGCGGCTTCGGTTACCGCGCGAGCGTCTTCAAGCACAGCGATCGCTACCTGGTCCTGGACGTCGACTTCCGGCTGGAGAAGTCCGGGGAGTCGGCGCCGATCCGCTACGCCGAGCTGGCTCGCAGCCTCGGCGCCGAGGCCGGTGACCGGGTTCCGCTCGGGCTGGCCCGCGACACCGTGCTGAAACTGCGCGCCGGCAAGGGCATGGTGCTCGACCCGGAGGACCGGGACACCTGGTCGGTGGGCTCCTTCTTCACCAACCCGGTGGTCTCCGAGGAGGTCTTCGCGACTCTCGGCGAGATGCCGCACTGGCCGGCCGGCGACGGCATGGTGAAGCTGCCGGCCGCCTGGCTGATCGAGCGGGCCGGTTTCCCGAAGGGCTTCGCCGGCGAGCATGTCGCGATCTCCGGCAAGCACACGCTGGCTCTGACGAACCGCGGCGGTGGCACCACCGCTGCCCTGCTGGACCTCGCCCGCACGATCCGGGACGGCGTACAGGGGAGATTCGGTGTCCTGCTGCATCCCGAGCCGGTCCTGGTGAACTGCGAGATCTGA
- a CDS encoding maleylpyruvate isomerase N-terminal domain-containing protein produces MNRLHATKDFWLAALRADGPALVDAVAETGPDRGVADLTDELTALLRWVRATVTRGVTDRPVPDAPAPDPAPRPEWPEALDALRREITGTIETLEALDPDFPAWNWAPQPKRAAFWQRRVAHEISLRRWDAESVAGRATPIETKLAADGVSEVLDTWLPAGRRQGPDDLRGVVQLVATDAAHEWFVRLRGPGIALLDTMTILDTDDHHARAKATGTASDLLLALMGRKRTDQLALAGDPRLVQALRTG; encoded by the coding sequence ATGAACAGGTTGCACGCGACGAAGGACTTCTGGCTCGCGGCGCTGCGCGCCGACGGGCCGGCGCTGGTGGACGCCGTCGCCGAGACCGGCCCCGATCGAGGGGTCGCCGATCTCACCGACGAGCTCACCGCGCTGCTGCGCTGGGTGCGCGCCACGGTGACGCGCGGCGTGACCGACCGGCCGGTCCCCGATGCGCCGGCGCCGGACCCGGCCCCGCGTCCGGAGTGGCCCGAGGCCCTCGACGCGCTGCGCCGGGAGATCACCGGCACGATCGAGACCCTGGAAGCGCTGGACCCCGACTTCCCCGCGTGGAACTGGGCGCCGCAGCCCAAACGGGCGGCCTTCTGGCAGCGCCGGGTCGCCCACGAGATCTCGCTGCGCCGCTGGGACGCCGAGTCGGTGGCCGGGCGGGCGACGCCGATCGAGACGAAACTCGCCGCCGACGGGGTGAGCGAGGTGCTCGACACCTGGCTGCCGGCCGGCCGCCGGCAGGGTCCCGACGACCTGCGCGGCGTGGTGCAGCTGGTCGCGACGGACGCCGCGCACGAGTGGTTCGTCCGGCTCCGCGGCCCGGGCATCGCCCTGCTCGACACCATGACGATCCTGGACACCGACGACCACCACGCCCGGGCAAAGGCGACCGGCACGGCCAGTGACCTGCTGCTGGCACTGATGGGCCGCAAGCGCACCGATCAGCTCGCCCTGGCCGGCGACCCCCGCCTCGTTCAGGCTCTCCGGACCGGTTGA
- a CDS encoding GH1 family beta-glucosidase, which produces MTATVTSTSAQPAPAGITFPEGFVWGAATASYQIEGAAREDGRGPSIWDTFSRTPGKVYAGHTGDVACDHYHRYADDVALMAGLGLAAYRFSVAWPRIQPDGTGPVNVRGLDFYDRLTDELLGKGIDPVVTLYHWDLPQTLEDRGGWANRETAEAFAEYAQIVHRRLGDRVATWTTLNEPWCSAYLGYGSGIHAPGVQDPVKAYRAAHHLNLAHGLAARALRSAGASNISITLNPCQVAPLDPQNPADVQAAKLIDGVANRIFFDPILRGSYPTDVLEHIARFTDLSFIQDGDEAIINAPIDVLGINFYTPSYVSAKPGAKGALDYPGSEGIAFRPPVGPVTDMNWQIEPASLTRLLTRIHEDYPGTALMITENGAAYPEGPDVDGEVHDLRRIEYIDAHLRACHDALAAGVDLRGYFAWSLMDNFEWAEGYKKRFGIVHVDYTTQQRVLKDSAKWYREVIRRNGLD; this is translated from the coding sequence ATGACGGCAACCGTCACGTCCACGTCGGCGCAGCCGGCGCCCGCGGGGATCACCTTCCCCGAAGGTTTCGTCTGGGGCGCGGCCACCGCCTCGTACCAGATCGAGGGCGCGGCGCGGGAGGACGGTCGCGGCCCGTCCATCTGGGACACCTTCAGCCGCACCCCGGGCAAGGTGTACGCCGGTCACACCGGTGACGTCGCCTGCGACCACTACCACCGGTACGCCGACGACGTCGCGCTGATGGCCGGCCTCGGGCTCGCCGCGTACCGTTTCTCGGTCGCCTGGCCTCGGATCCAGCCGGACGGCACCGGCCCGGTCAACGTGCGCGGCCTCGACTTCTACGACCGGCTCACCGACGAACTGCTCGGCAAGGGCATCGACCCGGTCGTCACGCTCTACCACTGGGACCTGCCGCAGACCCTCGAGGACCGCGGCGGCTGGGCCAACCGGGAGACTGCCGAGGCCTTCGCCGAGTACGCCCAGATCGTCCACCGGCGCCTCGGCGACCGGGTCGCGACCTGGACCACGCTCAACGAGCCGTGGTGCTCGGCGTACCTCGGCTACGGCTCCGGCATCCACGCGCCCGGCGTGCAGGACCCGGTCAAGGCGTACCGCGCCGCCCACCACCTCAACCTCGCTCACGGCCTCGCGGCCCGGGCGCTGCGGTCGGCCGGTGCGAGCAACATCAGCATCACGCTGAACCCGTGCCAGGTCGCGCCGCTCGACCCGCAGAACCCGGCCGACGTCCAGGCCGCCAAGCTCATCGACGGCGTCGCCAACCGGATCTTCTTCGACCCGATCCTGCGCGGGTCGTACCCGACGGACGTGCTGGAGCACATCGCCCGCTTCACCGATCTGTCCTTCATCCAGGACGGCGACGAGGCGATCATCAACGCGCCGATCGACGTGCTGGGGATCAACTTCTACACCCCGTCGTACGTGTCGGCGAAGCCCGGTGCGAAGGGCGCGCTCGACTACCCGGGCAGTGAGGGCATCGCCTTCCGCCCGCCGGTCGGCCCGGTCACCGACATGAACTGGCAGATCGAGCCGGCATCGCTGACCCGACTCCTGACCCGCATCCACGAGGACTACCCCGGTACCGCGTTGATGATCACGGAGAACGGCGCGGCGTACCCGGAAGGTCCTGATGTCGATGGTGAGGTGCACGACCTCCGCCGCATCGAGTACATCGACGCCCACCTGCGCGCCTGCCACGACGCGCTGGCCGCCGGCGTGGATCTGCGCGGCTACTTCGCCTGGTCGCTGATGGACAACTTCGAATGGGCCGAGGGCTACAAGAAGCGCTTCGGTATCGTGCACGTCGACTACACGACGCAGCAGCGTGTGCTCAAGGACAGTGCGAAGTGGTACCGCGAGGTGATCCGGCGCAACGGACTCGACTAG
- a CDS encoding LacI family DNA-binding transcriptional regulator yields the protein MTTRERPTLEAVARRAGVSRATVSRVVNGSTTVAASIRDAVNRAVDELGYVPNQAARSLVTQRTDSIALILPETANRVFSDDLFFPAIIRGVGMELEAADKQLVLMMTGSEAGHHRVERYAVAGHVDGVLFASIHGADPLPGLLAERGIPVVCSGRPPAAVPYVDVDHAGGVAAAVRHLVAGGRRRIATIAGPQDMVAGQARLTGYRDTLREAGLPSLVAPGDFTRDSGVAAMRDLLERDPALDAVFAASDLMAHGALQALRAAGRRVPDDVAVIGFDDFEISRYSDPPLTTVRQPIAEAGRTMAQLMLKLIAGDEDAPESVVLPTELVLRESA from the coding sequence GTGACGACGCGGGAGCGGCCCACCCTGGAAGCTGTGGCCCGTCGCGCCGGGGTCTCCCGCGCTACGGTGTCCCGCGTCGTCAACGGCTCCACCACGGTGGCAGCATCGATCCGGGACGCGGTGAACCGAGCCGTCGACGAGCTCGGATACGTGCCCAACCAGGCCGCCCGCAGCCTCGTCACCCAGCGGACCGACTCGATCGCGCTGATCCTGCCGGAGACCGCGAACCGGGTCTTCTCCGACGACCTCTTCTTCCCGGCGATCATCCGGGGTGTCGGGATGGAACTGGAAGCCGCCGACAAACAGCTCGTCCTGATGATGACCGGCTCGGAGGCCGGTCATCATCGCGTGGAGCGGTACGCGGTCGCCGGCCACGTCGACGGCGTCCTGTTCGCCTCGATCCACGGCGCCGACCCGCTCCCCGGCCTCCTCGCCGAACGCGGCATCCCGGTCGTCTGCAGCGGTCGCCCGCCCGCCGCCGTGCCCTACGTGGACGTCGACCACGCCGGCGGGGTCGCCGCAGCGGTCCGCCACCTGGTCGCCGGTGGCCGCCGCCGGATCGCCACCATCGCCGGCCCGCAGGACATGGTCGCCGGTCAGGCCCGCCTCACCGGTTACCGGGACACACTGCGCGAAGCCGGCCTGCCCTCGCTGGTGGCGCCCGGCGACTTCACCCGCGACTCCGGTGTCGCCGCCATGCGCGACCTGCTCGAGCGGGATCCGGCCCTCGACGCCGTCTTCGCCGCCTCCGACCTGATGGCCCACGGCGCGCTGCAGGCACTCCGGGCGGCCGGCCGCCGCGTACCCGACGACGTAGCCGTGATCGGCTTCGACGACTTCGAGATCAGCCGCTACAGCGACCCGCCCCTCACCACCGTCCGCCAGCCGATCGCCGAAGCAGGCCGGACGATGGCCCAGCTGATGCTCAAGCTGATAGCCGGCGACGAGGACGCACCCGAGTCGGTGGTCCTCCCCACCGAACTCGTCCTCCGCGAGTCCGCCTAG
- a CDS encoding EI24 domain-containing protein: MSGDQSRVLAGLREFVTGAGLLGRGLGLILRSPRLLLLGLLPALLSGILYIVLLVLLIRFLPDLSDQVTWFADDWAAWLRDVVQVFAGAGILGLSVLLGILTFTAVTLLIGDPFYETISGRVEARYGGVPDEAEVSILESLRRSLVDSLRLIGIGVLVAIPLFFLGLLPFVGQTVVPVIGGAAGGWLLALELTGAPFQRRGQRLRHRRVVLARNKPLTLGYGVAVFAAFLIPLGAVFLMPAAIAGATLLARRSLGKPIEIASTPSL; encoded by the coding sequence GTGAGCGGTGATCAGAGTCGGGTGCTGGCGGGGCTTCGGGAGTTCGTGACCGGGGCCGGACTACTCGGCCGCGGGCTGGGGCTGATCCTGCGCAGTCCGCGCCTGCTCCTGCTCGGACTGCTGCCGGCGTTGCTCTCCGGGATTCTCTACATCGTCCTGCTGGTGCTGCTGATCCGGTTCCTGCCCGACCTGTCCGATCAGGTCACCTGGTTCGCCGACGACTGGGCGGCCTGGCTCCGCGACGTCGTGCAGGTGTTCGCCGGCGCCGGCATCCTCGGGCTTTCGGTGCTGCTCGGCATTCTCACGTTCACGGCGGTGACGCTGCTGATCGGCGACCCGTTCTACGAGACGATCTCGGGACGGGTGGAGGCCCGGTACGGCGGCGTGCCCGACGAGGCCGAGGTCAGCATCCTGGAGTCGCTGCGCCGTAGCCTGGTGGACTCGCTCCGGTTGATCGGTATCGGCGTACTGGTGGCGATCCCGCTCTTCTTCCTGGGTCTGCTGCCGTTCGTCGGGCAGACCGTGGTGCCCGTGATCGGTGGCGCGGCCGGCGGCTGGCTGCTGGCGCTGGAGCTGACCGGTGCCCCGTTCCAGCGGCGAGGTCAGCGTCTGCGGCACCGGCGCGTGGTGCTGGCCAGGAACAAGCCGCTGACCCTCGGCTACGGCGTGGCGGTCTTCGCCGCCTTCCTGATCCCGCTCGGCGCGGTGTTCCTCATGCCGGCCGCGATCGCCGGCGCGACGCTGCTGGCCCGCAGATCACTGGGCAAGCCGATCGAGATCGCCTCGACGCCGTCGCTCTAG
- a CDS encoding alpha/beta fold hydrolase, which translates to MRGRFGPPPPDGGPRLQRGDRTGPRTGRPTLPGPATELVTLPSGVRVEQLITGTGDPVTVFAHGSAGDIGGTRPLGSGVAGRRVFFHFRGHGRSDVPPGPWSFADLAAELSAVAGLHGATRAVGVSMGAAALCRLLAEEPARFDRAVLYLPAPLDGARSAVAVQRLERLLASVESGEAAMIAEAVEAELPPAVRNTPAGWSHLRQRVEQLQRDGLAQELETLWSEPAVPSIEALTAVTGRVLVIGCQGDEIHPVAWAERVAGLLPHAELQVFDRPSILWNNRRELRDRISTFLNS; encoded by the coding sequence TTGAGGGGTCGCTTCGGGCCTCCGCCTCCGGATGGAGGGCCGCGCCTGCAGCGCGGGGATCGGACCGGGCCGCGGACTGGTCGCCCTACGCTGCCGGGCCCGGCCACCGAGCTGGTCACCCTTCCTTCGGGCGTACGGGTGGAGCAGCTGATCACCGGCACCGGAGACCCGGTGACCGTGTTCGCCCACGGATCAGCGGGCGACATCGGCGGCACCCGACCACTCGGAAGTGGAGTGGCCGGCCGGCGGGTGTTCTTCCACTTCCGTGGGCACGGACGCTCCGACGTGCCGCCCGGGCCGTGGTCCTTCGCCGACCTCGCGGCCGAGCTCTCCGCCGTCGCCGGGCTGCACGGCGCCACCCGCGCGGTCGGCGTGAGCATGGGCGCTGCCGCTCTCTGCCGGCTGCTCGCCGAGGAACCCGCCCGGTTCGACCGGGCCGTGCTCTACCTTCCCGCCCCGCTGGACGGTGCCCGTTCGGCCGTCGCCGTCCAGCGCCTGGAGCGCCTGCTGGCCTCGGTGGAGTCGGGGGAGGCCGCGATGATCGCCGAGGCGGTGGAGGCCGAGCTGCCACCGGCCGTGCGCAACACGCCCGCCGGCTGGAGCCATCTGCGTCAGCGTGTCGAGCAGTTGCAGCGGGACGGTCTGGCGCAGGAGCTGGAGACGCTCTGGTCCGAGCCGGCCGTACCCTCGATCGAGGCGCTCACCGCCGTCACCGGCCGGGTACTGGTGATCGGCTGCCAGGGCGACGAGATCCACCCGGTGGCGTGGGCGGAACGCGTGGCGGGTCTGCTGCCCCACGCTGAGCTGCAGGTCTTCGACCGCCCCTCGATCCTCTGGAACAACCGGCGCGAGCTGCGGGACCGGATCTCCACCTTCCTGAACTCCTGA
- a CDS encoding DUF2516 family protein — MASSAPVFYDDVRNYIDLVVLLVSLIVQSVALIHCLIQRGAGFQAIGTLPKGAWAAIIGVCLVITFLTQGQLLIFSMIGIAAALVYLLDVRPGLKDLSDGKGFW, encoded by the coding sequence ATGGCCTCTTCCGCGCCGGTCTTTTACGACGACGTCCGCAACTACATCGACCTCGTGGTTCTGCTCGTTTCGCTGATCGTGCAGTCGGTGGCGCTCATCCACTGCCTGATCCAGCGGGGCGCGGGTTTCCAGGCCATCGGCACCCTGCCGAAGGGCGCCTGGGCCGCGATCATCGGCGTCTGCCTGGTCATCACGTTCCTGACCCAGGGCCAGCTGCTGATCTTCAGCATGATCGGCATCGCGGCCGCTCTGGTCTACCTGCTCGACGTCCGTCCCGGTCTCAAGGACCTGTCCGACGGCAAGGGTTTCTGGTGA